A genome region from Mercenaria mercenaria strain notata chromosome 11, MADL_Memer_1, whole genome shotgun sequence includes the following:
- the LOC123532728 gene encoding uncharacterized protein LOC123532728: MATTGTEKHFRLCLVLMKAGTKACHCLLLKRVKDLSPADHEPFPWTVDDFLLSKKKKIRNAKLGKEKDRILFPADSKTNLSKWDLSLFCFVLIECCKLPKLICLDVERLRTLRNELCHVHEPTVNDEVYTDYLTTITVIIRRIIDETDDECMKCEIKRIVNVTEKEPLSLEETLRDMHAFYSMERNIREKLDQMSEVEEHILAKVEKFDQLLEKKVSTIDENLEKLNRQFEGKPRLTLNSFVFQDINCHIELKNVSHEKEASMSGVLVQLFEEAVNENEDFKSKLPADSFVKLREVVNRTVQMFLSKGWQIVETKQKCVQLSIRCQSFAAFSGLCRECIEGSLEAELEELKSAISEISDGEKVELETVIYKDEFWNVIDKTLSALEIYRSENDENRVEYTEDVQKTDAAADVPHSVLISARKESAAKLLISNNGCEAEDLHTCLKSMEKEIANEFDAPDVFVKACFTERQVSVEEDSRTREVMFDSLSVPINQATLPDSPVSICT, translated from the exons ATGGCAACTACAGGTACAGAAAAACATTTTAGACTTTGTCTTGTGCTAATGAAAGCTGGAACCAAAGCATGTCACTGTCTTTTACTGAAACGCGTGAAAGACCTCAGCCCCGCTGACCATGAGCCGTTTCCCTGGACAGTGGACGACTTTCTCCTGAGTAAAAAGAAGAAGATCAGAAACGCGAAACTTGGCAAGGAAAAGGATCGAATACTCTTCCCAGCAGACAGCAAAACAAATCTATCAAAATGGGATCTTTCGTTGTTCTGTTTTGTGTTAATTGAATGTTGTAAACTTCCTAAGCTGATATGCTTAGATGTTGAACGACTCAGAACCCTTCGTAATGAACTTTGTCACGTGCATGAGCCTACTGTAAACGATGAAGTGTATACAGACTATCTTACAACAATCACGGTTATTATCAGAAGAATCATAGACGAAACAGATGACGAGTGCATGAAATGTGAGATCAAGAGAATCGTCAATGTTACAGAGAAGGAACCGTTGTCTCTTGAGGAAACCCTGAGAGACATGCATGCGTTTTACTCCATGGAAAGGAACATTCGAGAAAAGCTTGATCAAATGAGTGAAG TTGAGGAACATATACTAGCGAAAGTTGAAAAGTTTGACCAATTACTGGAGAAGAAAGTCAGCACGATAGATGAAAATCTTGAGAAACTCAACCGGCAATTTGAAGGAAAACCAAGattaacattaaattcatttGTTTTCCAAG ATATAAATTGTCACATAGAGTTGAAAAACGTAAGTCATGAGAAAGAAGCAAGTATGTCTGGTGTTCTGGTCCAGTTATTTGAGGAAGCTGTAAACGAAAATGAAGATTTCAAATCAAAGCTGCCTGCTGATTCGTTTGTAAAGCTACGTGAAGTCGTGAACAGAACCGTTCAAATGTTTCTGTCAAAAGGCTGGCAAATTGTTGAAACGAAGCAAAAATGTGTACAGCTGAGTATAAGATGTCAGTCATTTGCTGCCTTTTCGGGTCTGTGCAGGGAATGTATTGAGGGAAGCCTAGAAGCAGAATTAGAGGAGCTAAAATCTGCGATTTCAGAGATAAGTGATGGAGAAAAGGTAGAACTGGAAACGGTCATATACAAAGACGAGTTTTGGAATGTTATAGATAAAACAC TTTCGGCACTTGAAATATACCGGTCGGAAAATGATGAAAACCGCGTCGAGTATACAGAAGATGTTCAGAAAACCGATGCCGCTGCTGATGTGCCACATTCAGTACTGATATCGGCAAGGAAAGAATCTGCAGCAAAGTTACTAATCAGTAATAATGGATGTGAAGCGGAAGACTTGCATACTTGCTTAAAATCAATGGAGAAAGAGATTGCGAATGAATTTGATGCACCTGATGTTTTTGTTAAAGCTTGCTTTACAGAAAGGCAGGTATCAGTCGAAGAAG ATTCACGTACGAGAGAAGTTATGTTTGACAGCCTGTCTGTGCCCATCAACCAAGCTACCTTACCCGACAGCCCAGTGAGTATCTGTACATAA